CTGACCGGGGCAGGGTCGTAGGATGCGGTGAGGAACGAACCGCATCGTTCGCGATTGGCATCGTTCACGATTGAGGCGGTTTCTATCGTCACCGCATCCTACGACCCTACAGATGACGCGGCATATTTCCGTGAACATCAAAGATGGCCTTGCCGTGTTGCGGGCTTTGAGAAGGTACGCGCAGCGTACCCTATATCGGAAAGTCATTTTACCGGCGGACGACGGCAACGCCAACGAAGAGCCAGCGAATCACGGCTTTTTCCAATTCCGCGGCGACAAAGATGAAAAAGCCGACGCAGGCGACTTTCAGCCATTCGTTCGGAGACAGGCCGGTCGATCCGAACAAGGCCTGCATGGGGCCTGTATGGGCGTAAGCGATCTGCAATGCCGCACAGGCGGCGATCGCGATCAGAACGTAGGCGTTTCCGAACAATCCTTCAAGCGACAAGACGGATTTGTAGATGTAGCGGCTGTTGATCAGGTAGAACATTTCCGCGCCGACCACGGTGCTGACCGCCATGGTGCGCGCGGTTTCCAGGCTGGATCCCCGCTGCGTTTCCCAGAGGAAAAGGCCGAGCGCGCCGATCATGAACAGCGTGGAAACCATCAGCACCCGCCAGGCGAAAAACCAGGAAAGCAAAGGTTCCTTGGGAGCGCGGGGCTTTTTGAGCATGACGTCGCGCTCGGGGCGCTCGAAGGCGAGCGCGAGTCCCAGGGTACTGGACGTGACCATGTTGATCCAGAGCACCTGGGCCGGGGTCAGCGGCAGGGTCAACTCGAAGAAGATGGCCGCCAGTACGACAAGGGCTTCCCCGCCGTTGGTCGGGAGCATGAACAGGATGAATTTCTGAATATTGTCGTAAATGCCTCTCCCCACGTAAACGGCGTTGCCGATCGTGGCGAAATTGTCGTCGGCCAGCACCATGTCCGATGCCTCCTTGGCTGCTTCCGTCCCTTTCAGGCCCATCGCGACCCCGACATCGGCCCGCTTTAGCGCGGGCGCGTCGTTCACGCCGTCGCCGGTCATCGCCACAACCTGACCCGCCGCCTGCAGAGCCTCTACCAGGCGCAGCTTGTGTTCCGGGCTTGCCCGCGCGAATACGTCGACCTCCAGCACGACTTCCTGCAACTGCTCGTCATTCAGGGCTTCGATCTGGGCTCCGCTCAAGGTCGGTTTGCCGAGGCCGATGCCGAGCCGCTCGCCGATCGCCTGTGCCGTATCGACATGGTCGCCAGTGATCATCTTGACGCGGATGCCGGCGCCGACACACGTTTTCACCGCAGCGATCGCTTCTTCCCGGGGCGGATCGATGATTCCGGCCAGAGCGAGCAGAGTAAAGCCGTTTTCCAGATCCGCAAAACTGACCTCGCGCTTGGAATCCTCGACTAATTTTCCGGCAATCGCCAGGACGCGCAAGCCGTCGGCGGCGAATGCCTGCGCGCGGCGAAGCCAATAGCCGGTATCCAGCGTGGTCTGGTTCTGCTGGAGGCCGCCCTGGCGGTCGCACATTTCCAGAATGCGCTCGGGAGCGCCCTTGACGAAAATGAGGCCGTTGTCTTTATGGTCGTGGTGGAGGGTCGCCATCAGCCGGTGTTCCGATTCGAACGGGATGGCGTCGGTACGCGGCCGCTTTTCGCGCTCCCAGGCAGGATCTTTGCCGGTTTTGACGGCGAATGCGAGCAGGGCGCCCTCGGTCGGATCGCCTGCCAGTTGCCAGGACTCATCGGCATCCCGGTGCAGTTGCGCGTCATTGCATAGCGCGGCGGCGCGGGCAATTTCCTCCAGTTCCGGGCAGTTGTCGGCGGTGACCGCGGCGCCGTTCAGATAAACCCCGCCGTCCGGCTC
The genomic region above belongs to Methylomicrobium agile and contains:
- a CDS encoding cation-transporting P-type ATPase; the protein is MPKQKTANKRATNWHTLAAADTVARLSSDKHHGLSSGEARARLKQYGRNRLPRPPKRSAFIRFLLQFHNILIYVMLTAAGTTAMLGDWVDTGVLLAAVIVNAIIGFIQEGKAEQAMDAIRGMLSLHTTVIRDGKRLEIEAEKLVPGDIVTLASGDKVPADLRLITGKSLRVNEAILTGESEAVEKTAGPVPNDAPLGERFCMLFSGTLVTSGQASAIVVATGLRTELGRISSLLRQVRSTTTPLLRQIDRFGRWLALAIVLLSIATFIVGVLWHGHPPKEMFMMAVALAASAIPEGLPAIMTITLALGMRRMAKRHAIIRHLPAVETLGSVTVICSDKTGTLTRNEMTVQKLATADHVFTVSGVGYEPDGGVYLNGAAVTADNCPELEEIARAAALCNDAQLHRDADESWQLAGDPTEGALLAFAVKTGKDPAWEREKRPRTDAIPFESEHRLMATLHHDHKDNGLIFVKGAPERILEMCDRQGGLQQNQTTLDTGYWLRRAQAFAADGLRVLAIAGKLVEDSKREVSFADLENGFTLLALAGIIDPPREEAIAAVKTCVGAGIRVKMITGDHVDTAQAIGERLGIGLGKPTLSGAQIEALNDEQLQEVVLEVDVFARASPEHKLRLVEALQAAGQVVAMTGDGVNDAPALKRADVGVAMGLKGTEAAKEASDMVLADDNFATIGNAVYVGRGIYDNIQKFILFMLPTNGGEALVVLAAIFFELTLPLTPAQVLWINMVTSSTLGLALAFERPERDVMLKKPRAPKEPLLSWFFAWRVLMVSTLFMIGALGLFLWETQRGSSLETARTMAVSTVVGAEMFYLINSRYIYKSVLSLEGLFGNAYVLIAIAACAALQIAYAHTGPMQALFGSTGLSPNEWLKVACVGFFIFVAAELEKAVIRWLFVGVAVVRR